A region of Flavobacterium album DNA encodes the following proteins:
- a CDS encoding M1 family aminopeptidase yields MMKNFTFLLFSLISFTGAFAQSYNEELQQISEAEMKSAVALRSFRANVNTGNYDVVYHKLDLTVNPAVQFISGSVTTTFVANEDMSSITFDLSNDLTVSSVTKNGSSLSFTQNSNDELVIAFPTPQLGGTTGTVIITYSGVPPSDQESFVTDEHNGSPVLWTLSQPYGAKDWWPCKQDLIDKVESIDVYITAPSAYVSVSNGLEQSQVVNGANKTTHFHHGYPIPAYLIAIAVSNYAVFNQTAGTAPNTFPIVNYYYPENTSVPSQVAVTVPIMDFYEQTFETYPFHLEKYGHAQCGFGGGMEHTTVSFMGSFGRQLIAHELGHHWFGDKITCGSWKDIWLNEGSATYMAGMVIQHMDGESAFINWKFSTILNITSQPGGSVYLTDTDTLSVDRIFSNRLTYNKGAMVLHMLRYKLGDANYFQALRNYLADADLAYAYAKTPDLQAHLEAQSGVDLDEFFSDWVYNQGYPIYDIAVSSSSNQAFVTVNQTQSHPSVSYFEMPVPITFIGPQSQVYDVVLDNTFNGQQYTVPLPFTAVSAVYNTQWDIISASTNITLSTNSFNRLSAVKLYPNPASETLSADLPEGITLEKAIFYNTLGQKVLETGSETSWNVSQLATGMHFITLVTSEGNVQLKFVKE; encoded by the coding sequence ATGATGAAGAATTTTACCTTCCTGCTTTTTAGCCTTATATCCTTTACAGGCGCTTTTGCACAATCTTATAATGAAGAATTACAGCAGATATCTGAAGCGGAAATGAAGTCGGCCGTAGCCCTAAGAAGTTTCCGGGCCAATGTCAATACAGGCAACTATGACGTTGTATACCACAAGCTGGACCTTACAGTGAATCCAGCAGTGCAGTTTATTTCCGGAAGCGTTACTACTACTTTTGTTGCCAACGAAGACATGTCTTCCATAACTTTCGACCTGAGCAATGACCTTACCGTGAGCTCGGTCACAAAAAATGGCAGCAGCCTTTCGTTCACGCAGAATTCCAACGATGAGCTTGTTATAGCGTTTCCTACTCCCCAATTGGGAGGTACAACAGGTACGGTTATCATTACCTATTCGGGTGTACCGCCAAGTGACCAGGAATCTTTTGTAACCGATGAGCACAACGGCTCACCGGTATTGTGGACACTTTCCCAGCCTTATGGCGCTAAAGACTGGTGGCCGTGTAAGCAGGACCTTATAGATAAAGTAGAAAGCATCGATGTGTATATCACTGCGCCTTCGGCCTATGTGAGCGTTTCCAACGGGCTTGAGCAATCGCAGGTAGTAAATGGTGCCAACAAGACAACGCATTTTCATCATGGCTACCCTATCCCCGCTTACCTTATCGCTATCGCGGTAAGCAACTATGCCGTTTTTAACCAGACAGCGGGCACCGCGCCGAATACCTTCCCAATTGTAAACTACTATTATCCTGAAAATACTTCTGTTCCAAGCCAGGTCGCCGTAACGGTGCCTATTATGGATTTTTATGAACAGACCTTTGAAACCTATCCTTTCCACCTCGAAAAATACGGGCATGCACAATGCGGCTTCGGGGGAGGGATGGAGCATACCACGGTTTCGTTCATGGGAAGCTTCGGGAGGCAGCTGATAGCGCACGAGCTGGGCCACCACTGGTTTGGCGACAAAATAACCTGCGGCTCCTGGAAAGATATCTGGCTTAACGAAGGCTCTGCCACCTATATGGCGGGAATGGTAATACAACATATGGATGGGGAAAGCGCCTTTATAAACTGGAAGTTTTCAACGATCCTGAATATCACCTCCCAGCCTGGCGGAAGTGTTTATCTTACCGATACGGACACCCTTAGTGTAGACAGGATATTCAGCAACAGGCTTACCTATAATAAAGGTGCAATGGTGCTCCACATGCTGCGCTATAAGCTGGGCGACGCCAATTATTTCCAGGCGCTGCGCAACTACCTTGCCGATGCCGATCTTGCTTATGCGTATGCAAAGACACCCGACCTGCAGGCGCATCTCGAAGCACAATCCGGCGTGGATCTTGATGAATTTTTCAGTGACTGGGTCTATAACCAGGGATATCCTATTTATGACATTGCTGTATCAAGCAGTTCCAATCAGGCATTTGTCACGGTAAACCAAACGCAGTCGCATCCATCGGTCAGCTATTTCGAAATGCCCGTGCCCATCACATTTATCGGCCCCCAAAGCCAGGTATATGATGTAGTGCTCGATAACACGTTCAACGGGCAGCAGTATACCGTGCCCCTGCCTTTTACTGCAGTTTCCGCAGTGTATAACACACAATGGGATATTATTTCCGCCAGCACCAATATTACGCTCAGCACCAATAGCTTTAACCGCTTATCGGCTGTAAAGCTATACCCAAATCCTGCTTCGGAAACGCTGTCTGCCGATTTACCTGAAGGAATTACACTTGAAAAAGCGATCTTCTACAACACACTTGGGCAAAAAGTACTGGAAACCGGGAGCGAAACCTCATGGAATGTATCGCAGCTTGCTACCGGGATGCATTTTATAACGCTTGTGACCAGTGAAGGAAATGTACAGCTGAAGTTTGTGAAGGAGTAA
- the serS gene encoding serine--tRNA ligase produces the protein MLQTAFIRENREKVIQALGKRNFDAAPLVDEVIALDEKRRHTQVELDTVLSESNKLSRDIGELMKAGEKAKAAILKEKTTHYKEKSKQLGEILAAAAEALTQALYKLPNTPADIVPVGKTPEENVEVHAEGEIPVLHEGAMPHWDLAKKYDIIDFELGNKITGAGFPVYKGKGAKLQRALINYFLDKNTGAGYSEIQVPHLVNEASGYGTGQLPDKEGQMYHVGVDDLYLIPTAEVPVTNMFRDVILQENELPVLCTGYTPCFRREAGSYGAHVRGLNRLHQFDKVEIVRIEHPDNSYAALDGMVEHVKTLLQELKLPYRILRLCGGDMGFASALTYDFEVFSTAQDRWLEISSVSNFETFQSNRLKLRFRDKEGKNQLAHTLNGSSLALPRVLAGILENYQTPEGIVIPEVLRPYTGFDIIN, from the coding sequence ATGTTACAGACAGCATTTATCAGAGAGAACAGGGAAAAAGTGATACAGGCTTTGGGCAAAAGGAATTTTGACGCAGCGCCATTGGTTGACGAAGTGATAGCCCTCGATGAAAAAAGAAGGCACACACAGGTAGAGCTTGACACGGTACTTTCGGAATCCAACAAGCTGTCGCGTGATATTGGCGAGCTGATGAAAGCCGGCGAAAAAGCCAAAGCCGCCATCCTTAAAGAAAAAACCACCCATTATAAAGAGAAGAGCAAACAGCTGGGCGAAATACTTGCTGCGGCTGCCGAAGCCCTTACGCAGGCGCTTTACAAATTGCCGAACACCCCGGCCGACATTGTCCCTGTAGGAAAAACACCTGAGGAGAACGTTGAGGTACATGCCGAAGGGGAGATCCCTGTACTGCACGAAGGCGCTATGCCGCACTGGGACCTCGCAAAAAAATACGACATCATCGACTTTGAGCTGGGCAACAAGATAACAGGCGCGGGCTTCCCGGTGTATAAAGGAAAAGGTGCAAAATTGCAGCGTGCCCTTATCAACTATTTCCTGGACAAAAATACCGGCGCAGGTTATAGCGAAATCCAGGTGCCGCATTTGGTGAACGAAGCTTCCGGCTACGGCACGGGCCAGCTTCCGGATAAGGAAGGCCAGATGTACCATGTAGGTGTTGACGACCTATACCTTATCCCGACGGCTGAGGTTCCGGTAACCAATATGTTCCGCGATGTGATATTGCAGGAAAACGAGCTGCCGGTATTATGTACGGGTTATACGCCTTGTTTCCGGAGGGAGGCAGGTTCGTATGGCGCCCACGTTCGCGGCCTTAACCGCCTGCACCAGTTCGATAAGGTGGAGATTGTGCGCATTGAGCACCCTGATAATTCCTATGCTGCACTTGACGGCATGGTGGAACACGTAAAAACCCTGCTTCAGGAACTAAAGCTTCCGTACCGCATCCTTCGCCTGTGCGGCGGCGATATGGGCTTTGCATCGGCGCTGACCTATGACTTTGAAGTATTCTCTACCGCGCAGGACCGTTGGCTGGAAATAAGCTCTGTATCGAATTTCGAAACGTTCCAGTCCAACAGGCTGAAGCTGCGTTTCCGCGATAAGGAGGGCAAGAACCAACTGGCGCACACCCTTAACGGAAGCTCACTCGCACTGCCAAGGGTGCTTGCAGGGATACTGGAAAACTACCAAACTCCCGAAGGCATCGTAATACCCGAAGTTTTACGCCCTTATACCGGATTTGATATAATAAATTAG
- a CDS encoding tetratricopeptide repeat protein, giving the protein MKKIIAIIAFLISFAAFAQNEQLAQNYFEKGEFEKALVIYQDFEKKQPNNTFFTQKVVACYQQLQQYANAGKLLAEKLERTRQPLLYVEIGYNYQLQKDMANAEKNYKLALTSVTENPSNVYSIATTFEQKTLLDQAIKAYDIAVKANQSLNFDYQVALLQGQLGNVDLMIDKLLSYSYNNPQNLVVVQNQLSRFMNEESEENPAGSPEKSFNASLRKALLLNVQKTQDIFWNQFLSWFFVQQHDYGKAFIQEKAIFKRDPDMFFNIVSLAKLAVEENEDATAREILDFILNNTQDPELLMQSNYYMLSMDIKTAPEKDYPAIKQRIDTLLAQYGVSPYSLELQLLKADFDAFYRKDTKAGIETLNNTLKLQLNKYQEAQVKMKLSDILLLDEKFNQAIIYYAQIEEDLKNDAVGHEASLKMAKSSYFKGDFEWAQKQFKVLKSNSSQLIANDALELYLLIIDNTVEDSTQTALKKFAKADFKLYQNKKAEALAGFKDILANDKTQSIQDVTLLRIGKIYEGMGQYPQALEYYQKVIDNYKEGIYVDEALFFSAEIYNKKLSDPEKAKPLYEKVLFGHEDSIYFIEARKQYRLLRGDTNS; this is encoded by the coding sequence ATGAAAAAGATAATTGCCATTATAGCCTTCCTAATCTCCTTTGCCGCCTTCGCGCAAAACGAGCAGCTGGCACAGAATTACTTTGAAAAAGGTGAGTTTGAAAAAGCCCTCGTCATTTACCAGGACTTCGAAAAGAAACAGCCCAACAATACCTTTTTCACGCAGAAAGTCGTTGCCTGCTACCAACAATTGCAGCAATATGCCAATGCCGGTAAGCTGCTCGCAGAAAAGCTCGAAAGGACAAGACAGCCCCTGCTGTATGTAGAAATTGGCTACAATTACCAATTGCAGAAAGACATGGCCAACGCCGAAAAGAACTATAAGCTGGCACTGACATCGGTAACCGAAAACCCGTCGAATGTTTACAGCATTGCCACTACTTTTGAGCAAAAAACATTGCTGGACCAGGCCATAAAAGCGTATGATATTGCCGTAAAAGCCAACCAAAGCCTTAACTTCGATTACCAGGTGGCGCTGTTGCAGGGGCAGCTTGGCAATGTAGACCTGATGATCGATAAGCTCCTGAGCTATTCGTACAATAACCCGCAGAACCTTGTGGTGGTGCAAAACCAGCTGTCGCGTTTCATGAACGAGGAGAGCGAGGAAAACCCGGCAGGCAGCCCGGAAAAAAGTTTCAACGCATCGTTGCGCAAAGCATTGCTTTTGAATGTACAGAAAACCCAGGACATCTTCTGGAACCAGTTCCTGAGCTGGTTTTTTGTGCAACAGCATGATTATGGCAAAGCTTTCATACAGGAAAAAGCCATTTTCAAGCGTGACCCCGATATGTTTTTCAATATTGTGAGCCTAGCAAAGCTGGCGGTGGAGGAAAACGAGGATGCCACAGCCCGCGAGATACTGGATTTTATCCTTAACAATACGCAGGACCCGGAATTGCTCATGCAGTCGAATTATTACATGCTTTCCATGGACATTAAAACAGCGCCGGAAAAAGATTATCCTGCCATCAAACAGCGCATAGACACCCTCCTTGCCCAGTACGGCGTAAGCCCGTACTCTCTGGAGCTGCAATTGCTAAAAGCCGACTTCGATGCCTTTTACAGGAAAGATACCAAAGCCGGGATAGAGACGCTAAACAATACCCTGAAGCTGCAACTGAACAAATACCAGGAGGCGCAGGTAAAAATGAAGCTCTCGGATATACTGCTGCTGGACGAGAAGTTTAATCAGGCCATCATTTACTATGCCCAGATCGAAGAAGATCTTAAGAACGATGCCGTTGGCCATGAGGCAAGCCTTAAGATGGCAAAGAGCAGTTATTTTAAAGGTGATTTCGAATGGGCGCAGAAACAGTTTAAGGTGCTGAAATCAAACTCGTCCCAGCTTATTGCTAACGATGCGCTCGAACTGTACCTGCTGATCATAGACAATACGGTGGAAGACAGCACACAGACGGCCCTGAAGAAATTTGCAAAAGCCGACTTCAAATTATATCAAAACAAAAAAGCCGAAGCGCTTGCCGGTTTTAAGGACATCCTCGCAAATGATAAAACGCAGAGCATACAGGATGTTACCCTGCTGCGTATCGGCAAGATATATGAAGGCATGGGACAATACCCGCAGGCTTTGGAATATTACCAGAAGGTAATCGATAACTACAAGGAAGGCATTTATGTAGATGAAGCGCTGTTCTTCTCGGCAGAGATCTACAACAAAAAACTATCCGACCCGGAGAAGGCAAAACCGCTGTATGAAAAAGTACTCTTTGGCCACGAAGACAGCATTTACTTTATAGAGGCCAGGAAACAATACAGGCTGCTGCGGGGGGATACGAATAGTTAA
- a CDS encoding DUF4286 family protein, protein MILYNVTINIDDSVHDKWLSWMMEKHIPEVMETGKFFKAKIVKVLIVEEMGGSTYAIQYFADSMEKLQAYYKEDAPRLREEGVKLFGDKMLAFRTEMELLKEFKQV, encoded by the coding sequence ATGATACTCTACAACGTTACCATCAACATAGACGACAGTGTACACGATAAATGGCTTAGCTGGATGATGGAGAAGCACATACCCGAAGTAATGGAAACCGGCAAGTTTTTCAAGGCCAAGATCGTTAAGGTGCTTATTGTGGAAGAGATGGGCGGAAGCACTTATGCCATCCAGTACTTTGCCGACAGTATGGAAAAGCTGCAGGCCTATTACAAAGAAGATGCGCCGCGACTGAGGGAAGAAGGCGTGAAGCTGTTTGGCGACAAGATGCTGGCCTTCCGTACCGAGATGGAGTTGTTGAAAGAGTTTAAACAGGTATAG